GAGTTCTGACATCAAGTTGTAGTGGAATTCTTCGGGAATGCCGAGGCCCTTGAGGAGCACGGCTGCGTTGGAATCGGCTTCGTAACCGCCGATTTCGCCAAAGCGCGTTTCGATTTCCATGGCCTGCATGCCCTGTTCTTCGGTCATTTCAGGGAGGGCGTAAAGTTCATCGCGCTTTTTGCTAAGTTCGTAGAGCTCCGGGAAACCCATCATTACGGTTTCGAGGACTGTGTTGTTTTCGTAGGCAAAGTGGTCCTGCTTCAAAACGGCGATACGTTCGCCCGGGTCCTTCGTGACTTCACCCGTGTTCGGTTCGAGTTCGCCCGAAAGAATCTTGAGGAATGTGGACTTGCCGGCACCGTTTGCGCCGATGACACCGTAGCAGTTGCCTCTCTTGAAGGAAAGGTTCACTTCCTTGAAGAGGACGCGGCTACCATATTGAAGACTGACATTAGAAACATTAAGCATGGCGCCAAAGATAGTAAATTGTGGGTCGGGATTGTAGGGGGCTTGGGCTTTGCTAGCCCGAAAAAGCTATTATTAAACGTGTCATCCTGAACAACGCGAAGGATCCAGTAGAAAAACCGTCATTCCGAGCATCGCGAGGAATCCAGTTGTTTTTTAGGTTTACTATGAAAATTAATTTATTTAAAAATATGGTGGAGCTCGCAATCTGTGCCTCACTCGCTTTTGTTATTTCGGGATGTTCCGATGAACGTCATGTGGTGTCTATCGATGTAACAGAAGTCACTGATGAAGAAGTCACTGATGAAGAAGTCACTGATGATGAAGGCTCGTCTACTGAGAAAAGTTCGTCTTCGTCCTCGGCAAAATCATCCTCTTCTTCTGCGGAAAAGTCCTTTTTCAGTAAAACTTGGCGCGAAGATTGCCTTGCGAAAATCAACGAATATCGTGCAACCGAGAATCTCGATCCGCTGACATTCGCACCAGAAGAAAAGCAAACCTGCACTGACAATCAAGCTGCCGACGACCTCGCTTCGAATAAAGCTCACGGTCATTTTGGTGATTGCGGCGAAGGTGCGCAAAATTCGGGTCCTAACTTTAGCACCTCTTGGCGCAAAACTGCAACAGAAGCAACCGATGCTTTCCTCAAGATGATGTGGGAAGATGAAAAGGCTCTTGTGGTAAGCGGTGAGCGCGATCCCGACAAAAAAGAGGATTATTCCTATATCGGCCATTACCTGAACATGAAGGGCAATTACAAAACGGTCGCTT
The DNA window shown above is from Fibrobacter sp. UWB16 and carries:
- a CDS encoding CAP domain-containing protein, coding for MKINLFKNMVELAICASLAFVISGCSDERHVVSIDVTEVTDEEVTDEEVTDDEGSSTEKSSSSSSAKSSSSSAEKSFFSKTWREDCLAKINEYRATENLDPLTFAPEEKQTCTDNQAADDLASNKAHGHFGDCGEGAQNSGPNFSTSWRKTATEATDAFLKMMWEDEKALVVSGERDPDKKEDYSYIGHYLNMKGNYKTVACGIALTEDSKKGWLNINFFRK